In a genomic window of Nodosilinea sp. E11:
- a CDS encoding PAS domain S-box protein has protein sequence MPYRPGLAQAAIIQPLLTVSPQTSMKTAIACLNQANAEAAADPLGPPLGAAACVVVVEHQQVVGLLTASDIVRWATQPQEQQPVAQVMTHPVVTLPAAALSDIWAAVALLRQHRVEQVVLVNEQGGLVGLATHASLMHALAVAAATDHRSGVCPAGQAGGITPQSLARQRDFNRLLVTLTSRFVEVSDQQLDAEISHALEQIGAFIGVDKSHVIAFDEPPTDGAPATMSVTHAWYRPGCPRVNHPQGPIPLAAFPWVTTTILQRGIVQVPWVDALPDDCAIDRASWRRWGIQSMLSVPLIRTGGVVGCLGFVSFSQPTAWDEDTVQLLTVMAQTIANAQDQARLEAERQTVEQALRTREAHYRALISALPDLIVRLNAEGIYQEFVANPTFAVVGDMAELVGTHVTDSLPPKAAQQRLEAIHQALITKTIQLYEQDLSFDDQLQVEEVRVVPYGDNEVLALVRDVSAQRAAHQERQQAARQLQALNQSLERKVDERTAELRAREAQMMALVGAIPDLLLRVATDGRCLEYVQPQHQSGQFSSIHSHLAECLPADLMQRQLEAIERAIATGELQVYEHQLQKQGRLVDEEVRIVGIGPDEALVMVRNISDRKQVEQENQRLRDRLEFLLSTSPAVIHTCQIDGNCRATFMSPNVSTILGYQADDILADPEFWGDRIHPDDRAQVQASMAQVLSQDSHSCEYRFLHRDGHYVWLHDDNRLVRDAQGNPIEVIGYFADITSRKRTEAQLLDSELRFRRMFDSNTVGMMFSNVDGAITEANDCFWAMLGYTQAEIANQTLSWIDLTPPEYSAQDANIVEHLKHHGTMAPVEKAYYHKAGHQVPILLGVAMLSQAEGSCVCIAVDISDRKQVELALQASEAKFRQLAENVPAVVYRYVLHADHQSTFTYFSPYVETIYGLPPEVALGDAATLFDRVYSDDVAALEAAVIASAQSLEPFYSEHRIIAIDGTLKWIQVSATPERLANGDTLWQGVMLDISDRKRAETALRESQQLLQTVLDTFPLAVFWKDCNSVYLGGNQRFADTTGLGSPQAILGKTDFDFSYLETEALAYRAADRQVMNSGQPSLGVEEILTLPTGEQRWLETNRLPLRDLSGQIVATVGTFQDITCRKQAELERQTLLQELAAFKLALDEAAIVAITDIQGVTTYVNDRFVEVSGYTEAEAMGNTHRIVNSGYHSPYFFKDLWTTILSGQVWRGELCNRTKKGQIFWVDSTIVPFLDDQGRPVKFLSVQFDITDRKQAEIALQNSNNLMGIISQAQAQFITATNRLDIFDGLLTRLLDVSKSNYSFIGEVLFDDDGSAVLEDGCLKIKGIPHLQTYCLTQLDGNPTPKAPEASSPQPGVDVTALNTLLTTVIKTGQPVIANRLNSNLKLGGTSDECPSLRSFLGLPFFQGNTLVGVVGLANHPSGYDQDMIDYLDPFLATCSNLIEGYRLDRDRRHTEAQLNRTNAELARATRLKDEFLANMSHELRTPLNAILGMTEALQEEILGAITPRQANALKTVERSGTHLLELINDILDVAKIESGQLELDVGAIAVEDLCQSSLTFVKQQALKKRIRLDVQIPKSLPPLWGDELRLRQVLINLLNNAVKFTPEQGSIIVKITPLPAAAIAHPLRLLNGSLAPHALRFSIRDTGIGIATDDIDKLFQPFVQIDSALNRQYQGTGLGLALVKQIVTLHGGQVGLTSEVGVGSCFTVDLPYERIDAPGWDRPPTAPPSAFSTAAIAPIADSIPDTTGAPVILLAEDQETNISTITSYLTIKGYGLLIARSGEEAIALAQSGHPDLILMDIQMPGMDGLEAIRRLRQDPQLATRPIIALTALAMAKDRDRCLAAGANLYLSKPVRLDQLVTTIQTLLNSPPP, from the coding sequence ATGCCATATCGGCCTGGACTAGCTCAGGCTGCCATTATTCAGCCATTGCTCACGGTCTCGCCCCAGACCTCAATGAAAACGGCGATCGCCTGCCTAAATCAGGCCAATGCCGAGGCTGCCGCTGACCCGCTTGGGCCACCCCTAGGGGCAGCGGCCTGTGTTGTGGTAGTCGAGCATCAGCAAGTGGTGGGCCTGCTCACCGCATCAGATATTGTGCGCTGGGCAACCCAGCCTCAAGAGCAGCAGCCCGTTGCCCAAGTGATGACCCATCCCGTGGTTACCCTACCCGCAGCAGCCCTGAGTGATATTTGGGCCGCCGTAGCGCTGTTGCGCCAGCACCGGGTTGAGCAGGTAGTTCTGGTCAACGAGCAAGGTGGGCTAGTCGGGCTGGCCACCCATGCCAGCCTCATGCATGCTCTGGCTGTCGCCGCCGCCACCGACCACAGATCAGGAGTCTGCCCTGCGGGCCAGGCTGGCGGCATTACCCCCCAATCGCTAGCGCGTCAGCGCGACTTCAACCGTTTGCTGGTCACCCTAACCAGTCGCTTTGTGGAGGTTAGCGACCAGCAGTTAGATGCCGAAATTTCCCACGCCCTAGAGCAGATTGGGGCTTTTATCGGCGTAGACAAGAGCCATGTGATCGCCTTTGACGAGCCTCCCACCGACGGCGCCCCCGCAACCATGTCTGTGACCCACGCCTGGTATCGACCTGGTTGCCCTAGGGTTAACCATCCCCAAGGACCAATACCACTAGCGGCTTTTCCCTGGGTGACAACGACGATCTTGCAGCGAGGCATTGTGCAGGTGCCCTGGGTCGATGCCCTACCCGACGATTGCGCCATCGATCGCGCCAGCTGGCGGCGGTGGGGCATTCAGTCCATGCTGTCGGTACCGCTGATTCGCACTGGGGGCGTAGTGGGTTGCCTGGGGTTTGTCTCCTTTAGTCAACCCACCGCTTGGGACGAAGATACGGTGCAGCTGCTAACGGTGATGGCCCAAACCATTGCCAATGCTCAAGACCAGGCGCGATTGGAGGCCGAACGTCAAACAGTTGAGCAGGCCTTGCGCACCCGAGAGGCCCACTATCGTGCCTTGATCAGCGCCCTGCCCGACCTGATTGTGCGCCTTAATGCAGAGGGCATTTACCAAGAGTTTGTCGCCAACCCCACCTTTGCCGTGGTGGGCGATATGGCCGAACTGGTTGGCACTCATGTGACCGACAGTTTGCCGCCGAAGGCCGCCCAGCAACGTCTAGAGGCCATTCACCAGGCCTTGATTACCAAAACGATCCAGCTCTATGAGCAGGATCTCTCCTTTGACGACCAGCTCCAAGTCGAGGAGGTGCGGGTGGTCCCCTACGGCGACAACGAGGTTCTAGCTCTGGTGCGCGATGTCAGCGCACAGCGGGCTGCTCATCAAGAGCGCCAGCAGGCCGCCCGTCAGCTCCAGGCGCTGAACCAGTCCCTAGAGCGCAAGGTCGATGAACGCACCGCTGAACTGCGGGCGCGGGAGGCCCAAATGATGGCCTTGGTAGGAGCCATTCCCGATCTGCTGCTGCGGGTAGCTACCGATGGGCGCTGCCTGGAGTATGTCCAACCGCAACACCAGTCGGGCCAATTCTCATCAATTCACTCCCACCTGGCCGAGTGCTTGCCTGCCGACCTGATGCAGCGACAGCTCGAAGCGATTGAACGGGCGATCGCCACGGGTGAGCTGCAAGTCTATGAGCATCAACTGCAAAAACAAGGCCGGCTAGTCGACGAAGAGGTGCGGATCGTGGGTATTGGCCCCGATGAAGCCCTAGTGATGGTCCGCAATATCAGCGATCGCAAACAGGTGGAGCAAGAAAACCAGCGCCTGCGCGATCGCCTAGAATTTTTGCTGAGCACCAGCCCCGCTGTCATTCACACCTGTCAGATTGACGGCAACTGCCGGGCCACATTCATGAGCCCCAACGTCAGCACTATTTTGGGCTATCAGGCAGACGATATTCTGGCCGACCCGGAGTTTTGGGGCGATCGCATCCATCCCGACGATCGGGCCCAGGTGCAAGCAAGCATGGCCCAGGTCTTGAGCCAAGACAGCCACAGCTGCGAGTATCGGTTTCTGCACCGCGATGGCCACTATGTTTGGCTGCACGACGACAACCGGCTGGTGCGCGATGCCCAGGGCAACCCCATAGAAGTGATCGGCTACTTTGCCGATATCACCAGCCGCAAGCGCACCGAGGCCCAGCTATTAGACAGTGAACTTCGGTTTCGGCGGATGTTTGACTCCAACACCGTCGGCATGATGTTTAGCAACGTTGATGGGGCCATCACCGAAGCCAATGACTGCTTTTGGGCCATGCTGGGCTACACCCAGGCAGAGATCGCCAACCAAACGCTCAGCTGGATAGACCTCACCCCTCCCGAATATTCAGCCCAAGACGCCAATATCGTCGAACACCTCAAGCACCACGGCACCATGGCCCCGGTTGAAAAGGCGTACTACCACAAAGCGGGGCATCAGGTGCCCATTTTGCTAGGGGTGGCCATGCTCTCCCAGGCCGAGGGGAGCTGCGTCTGCATCGCCGTTGACATCAGCGATCGCAAGCAAGTTGAGCTAGCCCTCCAGGCCAGCGAAGCCAAGTTTCGACAACTGGCCGAAAACGTGCCAGCGGTGGTGTACCGCTACGTCCTACATGCCGATCATCAGTCGACCTTTACCTATTTCAGTCCCTACGTCGAGACGATCTATGGCCTTCCCCCAGAGGTTGCCCTAGGTGATGCAGCCACTCTGTTTGACCGAGTCTACAGTGACGATGTAGCGGCATTAGAAGCCGCTGTCATCGCCTCCGCTCAAAGCCTAGAGCCGTTTTATTCTGAACACCGCATTATTGCCATCGACGGCACCCTCAAATGGATACAGGTCTCGGCTACCCCAGAGCGTTTGGCTAACGGCGACACGCTATGGCAGGGGGTAATGCTGGACATCAGCGATCGCAAACGGGCCGAAACCGCCCTGCGGGAGTCGCAACAGCTATTGCAAACCGTATTAGACACCTTCCCATTGGCGGTGTTTTGGAAAGACTGCAACTCGGTGTACCTAGGCGGCAACCAGCGCTTTGCCGATACTACCGGCCTAGGATCGCCCCAGGCGATCCTAGGCAAGACCGACTTCGACTTTTCCTATCTTGAGACCGAAGCCCTGGCCTACCGGGCTGCCGACCGTCAGGTGATGAACTCTGGTCAGCCCAGCTTGGGGGTTGAAGAGATTCTCACCTTGCCCACGGGCGAACAGCGCTGGCTTGAGACCAACCGCTTACCCCTGCGCGATCTCAGCGGGCAGATTGTCGCCACGGTCGGCACCTTTCAAGACATTACCTGCCGTAAGCAGGCAGAGCTAGAACGCCAAACCCTGCTGCAAGAGCTGGCCGCCTTTAAGCTGGCCCTAGACGAAGCAGCCATTGTCGCCATTACCGACATTCAGGGGGTGACCACCTACGTCAACGATCGCTTTGTAGAAGTTTCGGGCTATACCGAGGCCGAAGCCATGGGCAACACCCACCGCATCGTCAACTCAGGCTACCATTCACCCTATTTCTTTAAAGACCTGTGGACGACGATTTTAAGCGGCCAAGTGTGGCGAGGCGAGCTGTGCAATCGCACCAAAAAAGGTCAGATCTTCTGGGTTGATAGCACCATTGTGCCCTTTTTAGATGATCAGGGGCGACCGGTAAAGTTTTTGTCGGTGCAGTTTGACATTACCGATCGCAAGCAAGCCGAAATTGCCCTCCAAAACAGCAACAATTTGATGGGCATTATTAGCCAGGCCCAGGCACAGTTTATTACCGCCACCAACCGCCTCGATATCTTTGATGGGCTGCTCACCCGGCTCTTAGATGTCAGCAAAAGCAACTACAGCTTCATTGGCGAGGTGTTGTTTGACGATGACGGTTCTGCGGTGCTGGAAGACGGCTGCTTGAAGATCAAGGGCATTCCCCACTTGCAAACCTATTGCCTGACCCAGCTAGACGGGAACCCAACCCCGAAAGCACCCGAGGCTAGCAGTCCCCAGCCGGGGGTGGACGTTACTGCCCTCAATACCCTGCTTACCACCGTCATTAAAACGGGCCAGCCGGTGATTGCTAACCGCCTCAACTCCAATCTAAAACTGGGCGGCACTTCAGACGAATGTCCGTCGCTAAGGTCCTTTTTAGGATTGCCCTTTTTCCAGGGCAACACCCTAGTTGGGGTAGTGGGCCTAGCCAACCATCCCAGCGGCTACGACCAGGACATGATTGATTACCTAGACCCGTTTTTGGCCACCTGCAGCAATTTGATTGAGGGTTATCGCCTCGATCGCGATCGCCGCCATACCGAGGCCCAACTCAACCGCACCAACGCCGAACTCGCGCGCGCCACCCGGCTCAAGGATGAATTCTTAGCCAACATGAGCCACGAACTGCGTACCCCGCTCAACGCCATTCTCGGCATGACCGAGGCACTGCAGGAAGAAATCTTGGGCGCGATTACTCCCCGTCAGGCCAACGCCCTCAAAACCGTTGAGCGCAGTGGCACTCACCTCCTAGAGCTCATCAACGACATTCTCGATGTCGCCAAAATTGAGTCGGGTCAACTAGAACTCGATGTCGGGGCGATCGCCGTAGAAGACCTATGCCAATCGAGCTTAACCTTTGTCAAACAGCAGGCCCTAAAAAAACGTATTCGGCTCGATGTTCAAATACCCAAGTCTCTGCCACCCCTATGGGGCGATGAGCTCCGACTGCGCCAGGTGTTGATCAACCTGCTCAACAATGCCGTTAAATTTACCCCCGAACAGGGATCCATCATTGTAAAAATTACTCCCCTGCCAGCCGCAGCCATTGCTCACCCGCTGCGCCTGCTCAACGGTAGCCTGGCTCCCCATGCCCTCCGCTTTTCCATTCGCGATACGGGTATTGGCATCGCCACCGACGACATTGACAAACTGTTTCAGCCGTTTGTGCAGATCGACAGTGCCCTCAACCGCCAGTACCAGGGTACTGGTCTAGGGCTAGCTCTAGTTAAGCAAATTGTGACCCTCCACGGGGGCCAGGTGGGTCTGACTAGTGAGGTGGGGGTAGGCAGCTGCTTTACCGTTGATTTGCCCTACGAGCGAATTGATGCCCCAGGCTGGGACAGGCCCCCTACTGCTCCGCCCAGCGCCTTTAGTACGGCCGCCATCGCACCGATTGCAGACTCCATCCCCGACACGACGGGGGCACCGGTGATTTTGCTAGCCGAAGACCAGGAGACCAACATCAGCACAATCACCAGTTATCTGACGATTAAGGGTTATGGCCTACTGATCGCCAGAAGTGGCGAAGAGGCGATTGCCCTGGCTCAATCTGGGCACCCTGATCTCATCCTGATGGATATTCAAATGCCGGGGATGGACGGGCTAGAAGCAATCCGTCGCCTGCGACAAGACCCGCAGCTAGCGACCCGACCCATCATTGCTCTCACGGCCCTGGCGATGGCTAAAGATCGCGATCGCTGCCTAGCGGCGGGGGCCAACCTCTACTTAAGTAAGCCCGTCAGGCTTGACCAGTTAGTAACCACCATTCAGACCCTGCTCAATAGCCCACCGCCATGA
- a CDS encoding amino acid ABC transporter ATP-binding protein: MTTTLPAIATPVIACDNLYKSFGPIEVLKGVSTAFTKGDVVSIIGPSGCGKSTFLRCLNRLEAINQGHLEVMGQDVSAPKLPRQALYHLRSQVSMVFQHFNLFPHLTVIENLMLAPRRVLKFPAGDCRDLAEHYLDKVGLSDRADAYPEQLSGGQKQRVAIARSLCMKPVAILFDEPTSALDPELVGEVLSVMRQLAEEGMTMVVVTHEMQFAREVSNRVLFFNDGIIEEEGVPAEVFANPSSDRLKAFLSRLSQH, from the coding sequence ATGACCACCACTCTGCCTGCGATCGCCACCCCCGTTATTGCCTGCGACAATTTGTATAAAAGCTTTGGCCCGATTGAGGTCTTAAAGGGGGTGAGCACTGCCTTCACCAAGGGCGATGTCGTGTCGATTATTGGCCCCTCGGGCTGCGGCAAGAGCACCTTTTTGCGCTGCCTCAACCGACTGGAAGCAATCAACCAGGGCCACCTGGAGGTGATGGGGCAAGATGTCTCCGCACCCAAGCTGCCCCGCCAGGCCCTCTACCACCTGCGTAGCCAGGTGAGCATGGTGTTTCAACATTTCAACCTGTTCCCCCACCTGACGGTAATTGAAAACCTGATGCTGGCCCCCCGTCGGGTACTGAAGTTTCCGGCGGGCGATTGCCGCGACCTGGCCGAGCACTACTTGGATAAGGTGGGGCTGAGCGATCGCGCCGACGCCTACCCCGAGCAGCTGTCGGGGGGGCAAAAGCAGCGGGTGGCGATCGCCCGCAGCCTCTGTATGAAGCCCGTCGCCATTCTGTTTGACGAGCCCACTAGCGCCCTCGACCCCGAGCTGGTGGGCGAGGTGCTGAGCGTCATGCGCCAGCTGGCCGAAGAGGGCATGACCATGGTAGTCGTCACCCACGAAATGCAGTTTGCGCGGGAGGTCTCGAACCGGGTGCTATTTTTCAACGACGGCATCATCGAAGAAGAAGGGGTGCCCGCCGAGGTCTTTGCCAACCCCAGCAGCGATCGCTTAAAAGCCTTTTTGAGCCGGTTGAGCCAGCACTGA